Proteins encoded by one window of Streptomyces sp. ALI-76-A:
- a CDS encoding STAS domain-containing protein: MPEHETTGQHATPAREVGDFLRRRGEQIAQRWADEPLFRTVFTVSRDEAVEAGKIVVDALAQVADTDQVHDPDAAGFTVVREQLSRMGAARSRAGFTTSQVSNDVNALRPPVENLLLADFPEDDADRVRECTTALTVLMGTLRLVVLETALSEGQALIERQRLQLMEVATPVIKLWDGVVAVPLIGTLDSARSQVVMESLLEAVVDQHARFAILDITGVPTVDSLVAQHLMKTVAATRLMGAECIVSGIRPAIAQTIVHLGLDLGTVMTRSSLADALAYALHQLGTDIINSTPGGAGPR; encoded by the coding sequence GTGCCGGAGCACGAAACGACAGGGCAACACGCGACACCGGCACGGGAGGTCGGGGATTTCCTGCGCCGCCGTGGTGAGCAGATCGCCCAGCGGTGGGCCGACGAACCTCTGTTCCGTACGGTGTTCACCGTCTCGCGGGACGAGGCGGTGGAAGCCGGCAAGATCGTCGTCGACGCGCTGGCCCAGGTCGCCGACACGGACCAGGTGCACGATCCCGACGCCGCCGGATTCACCGTGGTGCGGGAGCAGCTGTCCCGGATGGGCGCGGCCCGCTCGCGGGCCGGCTTCACCACCTCGCAGGTGTCGAACGACGTGAACGCCCTGCGTCCGCCGGTCGAGAACCTGCTGCTGGCCGACTTCCCCGAGGACGACGCCGACCGGGTCCGCGAGTGCACCACGGCGCTGACCGTGCTGATGGGCACGCTCCGGCTGGTCGTGCTGGAGACGGCGCTGAGCGAGGGGCAGGCCCTGATCGAACGGCAGCGGTTGCAGCTGATGGAAGTGGCCACCCCGGTGATCAAGCTGTGGGACGGGGTGGTGGCGGTGCCGCTGATCGGCACGCTCGACAGCGCCCGCAGCCAGGTGGTCATGGAGAGCCTGCTGGAGGCCGTGGTCGACCAGCACGCCCGGTTCGCCATCCTGGACATCACCGGTGTGCCCACGGTCGACTCGCTGGTGGCCCAGCATCTGATGAAGACGGTCGCCGCCACCCGGCTGATGGGTGCCGAGTGCATCGTCTCCGGCATCCGTCCGGCGATCGCGCAGACCATCGTGCATCTCGGTCTGGACCTGGGCACCGTGATGACCCGGTCGTCCCTCGCCGACGCGCTGGCGTACGCCCTGCACCAGCTGGGCACCGACATCATCAACTCGACGCCCGGCGGTGCGGGGCCCCGGTGA
- a CDS encoding HAMP domain-containing protein has product MTSNTTEVTDAVPGDRELRQLLAGLTAVRDGDFGTRLPADGEGLMGDIATVFNGMVDQLSVFTSEVTRVAREVGTEGTLGGQAEVPGVSGTWADLTDSVNAMAGNLTTQVRDIAQVATAVAKGDLSQKIDVPARGEILQLKETVNTMVDQLSAFADEVTRVAREVGSEGRLGGQAQVPGVAGVWRDLTDSVNGMAGNLTGQVRNIAQVTTAVAQGDLSQKITVDARGEILELKNTINTMVDQLSAFADEVTRVAREVGTEGRLGGQADVKGVKGTWRDLTDSVNFMAGNLTSQVRNVAQVATAVAKGDLSQKITVDARGEILELKNTINTMVDQLSAFADEVTRVAREVGTAGNLGGQAQVRGVSGTWKDLTDNVNVMASNLTGQVRSIAQVATAVARGDLSQKITVEAKGEVAALADVINTMVDTLSAFADEVTRVAREVGTEGRLGGQAHVPNVAGTWKDLTDNVNSMANNLTGQVRNIALVTTAVAKGDLSKKIDVDARGEILELKTTINTMVDQLSAFADEVTRVAREVGTEGRLGGQAEVEGVSGTWKRLTENVNELAGNLTRQVRAIAEVASAVAEGDLTRSITVEASGEVAELKDNINSMVGSLRETTRANQEQDWLKTNLARISGLMQGHRDLPVVAELIMDELVPLVSAQYGAFYLAEDSDNGPELRLVGSYGYPDDATRPTRIAFGRTLVGQAARSRRTITVDTLPPDYVIISSGLGQVVPTALVLLPIVVEGQVLGVIELASVTPFTEVHQDFLEQLMETIGVNVNTIVANARTDELLDESQRLTAELQARSAELQSQQEELQRSNAELEEKASLLVAQNRDIEAKNLQIEQARQELEARAQQLSLASKYKSEFLANMSHELRTPLNSLLILAQLLAQNPSRNLTPKQVEYAGIIHSAGSDLLQLINDILDLSKVEAGKMDVAPEVVSLRQLIDYVEATFRPMTSQKGLDFTVATAPGAPADLLTDDSRLRQVLRNLLSNAVKFTEHGGVELRIEPVADDEVPSGVLRGVAIVAFRVKDTGIGIQEQQLETIFGAFQQADGTTSRKYGGTGLGLSITREIAHLLGGAVTVDSTPGQGSTFTLFLPVARPDFEELLDSGRFFEKALEAPLAPDTVPSRQPAVGPVAGERRRRLLVVEERSRGLLTLVAESVVADVAHGRSGGGPGAAVDVITAVGAQEAAGALADEPCHCVVLELGMPDGEAARFLEAVEGDSALASVPVLVHSGHRADLALEETLRSRSAGGSLEFLSSLDELRERIALHLSAEEPGDVLTLVRSEEPQSLTPPPVDDSFHGRTVLVVDDDARNLFALSGILELQGFRVLHADNGRKGIEALVNNPDISLVLMDVMMPEMDGYAATAEIRRMPQYTELPIIAVTAKAMPGDREKSLASGASDYVTKPVDTQDLIACVRRWLPA; this is encoded by the coding sequence ATGACCAGCAACACCACCGAGGTCACCGACGCGGTCCCGGGCGATCGGGAGCTGAGGCAGCTCCTGGCAGGCCTGACGGCCGTACGGGACGGTGATTTCGGCACCCGCCTGCCGGCCGACGGCGAGGGCCTCATGGGCGACATCGCGACCGTGTTCAACGGCATGGTCGACCAGTTGTCCGTGTTCACCTCCGAGGTCACCCGGGTGGCGCGCGAGGTGGGCACCGAGGGCACCCTCGGCGGACAGGCGGAGGTACCGGGTGTCTCCGGCACCTGGGCCGATCTCACGGACTCCGTCAACGCCATGGCGGGCAACCTGACGACGCAGGTGCGCGACATCGCGCAGGTGGCCACGGCCGTGGCCAAGGGGGACCTGTCGCAGAAGATCGACGTTCCCGCGCGGGGCGAGATCCTCCAGCTGAAGGAGACCGTCAACACGATGGTCGACCAGCTCTCCGCCTTCGCCGACGAGGTCACCCGCGTCGCCCGCGAGGTCGGCAGCGAGGGACGGCTCGGCGGCCAGGCGCAGGTGCCGGGGGTCGCCGGCGTCTGGCGGGACCTCACGGACTCGGTGAACGGGATGGCGGGCAACCTGACCGGTCAGGTCCGCAACATCGCCCAGGTGACCACGGCCGTCGCCCAGGGCGACCTGTCGCAGAAGATCACCGTCGACGCCCGCGGCGAGATCCTCGAACTCAAGAACACCATCAACACGATGGTCGACCAGCTCTCCGCCTTCGCCGACGAGGTCACCCGCGTCGCCCGCGAGGTCGGCACCGAAGGACGCCTCGGCGGCCAGGCGGACGTGAAGGGGGTCAAGGGCACCTGGCGGGACCTCACCGACTCGGTGAACTTCATGGCCGGCAACCTGACCTCGCAGGTGCGCAACGTCGCCCAGGTGGCGACCGCCGTGGCCAAGGGCGACCTGTCGCAGAAGATCACCGTCGACGCCCGCGGCGAGATCCTCGAACTCAAGAACACCATCAACACGATGGTCGACCAGCTCTCCGCCTTCGCCGACGAGGTCACCCGCGTCGCCCGCGAGGTCGGCACCGCCGGCAACCTCGGCGGCCAGGCCCAGGTGCGGGGCGTCTCGGGCACCTGGAAGGACCTCACCGACAACGTCAACGTGATGGCGTCGAACCTCACCGGTCAGGTCCGCTCGATCGCGCAGGTCGCCACCGCCGTGGCCCGCGGTGACCTCTCGCAGAAGATCACCGTCGAGGCCAAGGGCGAGGTCGCGGCCCTGGCGGACGTGATCAACACGATGGTGGACACGCTCTCCGCGTTCGCCGACGAGGTCACCCGCGTCGCCCGCGAGGTCGGCACCGAAGGACGCCTCGGCGGCCAGGCGCACGTGCCCAACGTGGCCGGCACCTGGAAGGACCTGACCGACAACGTCAACTCGATGGCGAACAACCTGACCGGCCAGGTGCGCAACATCGCGCTGGTGACGACCGCGGTGGCCAAGGGCGACCTGTCGAAGAAGATCGACGTCGACGCCCGCGGCGAGATCCTCGAACTCAAGACGACCATCAACACGATGGTCGACCAGCTCTCCGCCTTCGCCGACGAGGTCACCCGCGTCGCCCGCGAGGTCGGCACCGAAGGACGCCTCGGCGGCCAGGCCGAGGTGGAGGGTGTCTCGGGCACCTGGAAGCGCCTCACCGAGAACGTGAACGAACTCGCGGGCAACCTGACGCGTCAGGTGCGGGCGATCGCCGAGGTGGCGAGCGCCGTGGCCGAGGGCGACCTGACCCGCTCCATCACGGTGGAGGCCTCCGGCGAGGTCGCCGAACTCAAGGACAACATCAACTCCATGGTGGGGTCCCTGCGCGAGACCACCCGGGCCAACCAGGAGCAGGACTGGCTCAAGACCAACCTCGCCCGGATCTCCGGCCTGATGCAGGGCCACCGCGACCTGCCCGTCGTGGCCGAGCTGATCATGGACGAGCTGGTACCGCTGGTGTCGGCCCAGTACGGCGCCTTCTACCTCGCCGAGGACAGTGACAACGGCCCCGAGCTGCGGCTCGTCGGCTCCTACGGCTACCCCGACGACGCCACACGGCCGACCCGCATCGCCTTCGGCCGCACCCTGGTCGGCCAGGCCGCGCGCAGCCGGCGCACCATCACGGTGGACACCCTGCCGCCCGACTACGTGATCATCTCCTCGGGACTCGGCCAGGTGGTGCCGACCGCGCTCGTGCTGCTGCCCATCGTGGTGGAGGGACAGGTCCTCGGTGTGATCGAGCTCGCCTCGGTCACCCCCTTCACCGAGGTGCACCAGGACTTCCTGGAACAGCTGATGGAGACCATCGGTGTCAACGTGAACACGATCGTGGCCAACGCCCGGACCGACGAGCTGCTGGACGAGTCCCAGCGGCTGACGGCCGAGCTCCAGGCACGGTCGGCGGAGCTGCAGTCGCAGCAGGAGGAATTGCAGCGCTCCAACGCGGAGCTGGAGGAGAAGGCCTCACTGCTGGTGGCCCAGAACCGGGACATCGAGGCGAAGAACCTCCAGATCGAGCAGGCCCGGCAGGAACTGGAGGCGCGCGCCCAGCAGCTGTCGCTCGCCTCGAAGTACAAGTCGGAGTTCCTGGCGAACATGAGCCACGAGCTGCGCACCCCGCTCAACAGCCTGCTCATCCTCGCCCAGCTGCTCGCCCAGAACCCCTCCCGCAACCTCACCCCGAAGCAGGTCGAGTACGCGGGCATCATCCACTCCGCGGGATCGGACCTGCTCCAGCTGATCAACGACATCCTCGACCTCTCGAAGGTCGAGGCCGGAAAGATGGACGTGGCGCCGGAGGTCGTCTCGCTGCGGCAGCTCATCGACTACGTGGAGGCCACCTTCCGGCCGATGACATCGCAGAAGGGCCTCGACTTCACGGTGGCCACGGCCCCCGGCGCACCGGCGGACCTGCTGACCGACGACTCCCGCCTGCGTCAGGTGCTGCGCAACCTGCTGTCCAACGCGGTCAAGTTCACCGAGCACGGCGGCGTGGAGCTGCGCATCGAACCCGTGGCCGACGACGAGGTGCCCAGCGGGGTGCTGCGCGGGGTGGCCATCGTGGCGTTCCGCGTGAAGGACACGGGCATCGGGATCCAGGAGCAGCAGCTGGAGACGATCTTCGGCGCGTTCCAGCAGGCGGACGGCACGACGAGCCGCAAGTACGGAGGCACCGGCCTGGGTCTGTCCATCACGCGGGAGATCGCCCATCTGCTCGGCGGCGCGGTGACGGTGGACAGCACGCCCGGACAGGGCAGCACGTTCACGCTCTTCCTGCCGGTGGCCCGTCCGGACTTCGAGGAGCTGCTGGACAGCGGCCGGTTCTTCGAGAAGGCGCTGGAGGCCCCGCTCGCCCCGGACACCGTGCCCAGCCGCCAGCCGGCCGTCGGCCCGGTGGCCGGTGAACGCCGGCGCCGGCTGCTCGTGGTGGAGGAGCGCTCCCGCGGGCTGCTGACCCTGGTCGCCGAGAGCGTGGTCGCGGACGTGGCCCACGGCCGGAGCGGAGGCGGCCCGGGAGCCGCGGTCGACGTCATCACCGCCGTCGGGGCCCAGGAGGCCGCGGGCGCCCTGGCCGACGAGCCGTGCCACTGTGTCGTACTGGAACTGGGCATGCCCGACGGTGAGGCCGCCCGGTTCCTGGAGGCGGTCGAGGGCGACTCGGCGCTGGCGAGTGTCCCGGTGCTCGTGCACAGCGGTCACCGCGCCGACCTCGCCCTGGAGGAGACCCTGCGGTCCCGTTCGGCGGGCGGTTCTCTGGAGTTCCTGTCCAGCCTGGACGAGCTGCGCGAACGCATCGCGCTGCACCTCTCGGCCGAGGAGCCCGGAGACGTGCTGACCCTGGTCCGCTCCGAGGAACCGCAGTCGTTGACGCCCCCGCCGGTCGACGACTCGTTCCACGGCCGGACCGTGCTCGTCGTCGACGACGACGCGCGCAACCTCTTCGCGCTCAGCGGGATCCTGGAGCTCCAGGGGTTCCGGGTGCTGCACGCGGACAACGGCCGCAAGGGCATCGAGGCCCTCGTCAACAACCCGGACATCTCCCTGGTGCTGATGGACGTGATGATGCCGGAGATGGACGGCTACGCGGCCACGGCCGAGATCCGCAGGATGCCGCAGTACACCGAGCTGCCCATCATCGCCGTCACCGCGAAGGCGATGCCCGGCGACCGGGAGAAGTCCCTCGCCTCGGGCGCCAGCGACTACGTCACCAAGCCCGTCGACACCCAGGACCTGATCGCCTGCGTCCGGCGGTGGTTGCCCGCGTGA
- a CDS encoding anti-sigma regulatory factor — protein MQTAAGVEACLPIRSDMDLVWVRQHVRQAAGLLGFGLVEQTKLVTAASELARNTLVHGGGGQMETTPVVSGRTRGLRLTFSDEGPGIADLERALSDGYTSGDGLGMGLGGARRLVHEFAVDSTPGVGTKVTVVSWAAMPPRPREES, from the coding sequence ATGCAGACAGCCGCGGGTGTCGAGGCCTGCCTGCCGATCCGTTCGGACATGGATCTGGTGTGGGTGCGACAGCACGTGCGGCAGGCCGCCGGCCTGCTGGGCTTCGGACTGGTGGAGCAGACCAAGCTGGTCACCGCGGCCAGTGAGCTGGCCCGCAACACCCTCGTGCACGGCGGGGGCGGCCAGATGGAGACGACGCCCGTGGTCAGCGGGCGGACCCGCGGGCTGCGGCTGACCTTCTCCGACGAGGGGCCGGGCATCGCGGATCTGGAGCGGGCGCTGAGCGACGGCTACACCTCCGGCGACGGCCTCGGGATGGGCCTGGGCGGTGCGCGGCGGCTGGTGCACGAGTTCGCGGTCGACAGCACCCCCGGGGTCGGCACCAAGGTCACGGTGGTCTCCTGGGCGGCGATGCCTCCCAGACCGCGTGAGGAGTCCTGA
- a CDS encoding DUF4190 domain-containing protein, which produces MRLTAAPRQKAGRRDTEGMAVASFVLGLVGLVVLNVVLGPIAIVLAVLALRRDTPRRFRALLGLGLGIADLVLLAVLVTVNGGVAWTTFG; this is translated from the coding sequence ATGAGGCTGACCGCAGCGCCCCGGCAGAAGGCGGGCAGGCGGGACACCGAGGGCATGGCCGTCGCGTCCTTCGTTCTCGGCCTGGTCGGACTGGTCGTACTGAACGTGGTCCTCGGGCCCATCGCGATCGTGCTGGCGGTGCTCGCCCTGCGCAGGGACACCCCCCGCCGCTTCCGGGCCCTGCTCGGGCTGGGGCTCGGCATCGCGGACCTGGTGCTCCTCGCCGTCCTCGTGACCGTCAACGGCGGCGTGGCCTGGACGACGTTCGGCTGA
- a CDS encoding STAS domain-containing protein, giving the protein MSHDFSRPVTGHVPVLRLGDVLLVTLQGDLYDSTAQQLQEDIGEMIVSTGVTGVVIDISGVEIVDSFLGRVLAEIAAKARLLAARTVVAGMRPAVAITMVELGLTLPGLHTALTTEAAMELLAGLDPDTRSGGLRQESR; this is encoded by the coding sequence GTGAGCCACGACTTCTCCCGCCCGGTCACGGGCCATGTGCCGGTTCTCCGGCTCGGTGACGTCCTCCTCGTCACGCTCCAGGGGGACCTGTACGACAGCACGGCACAGCAGCTTCAGGAGGACATCGGCGAGATGATCGTCAGCACCGGGGTGACCGGTGTGGTCATCGACATCTCCGGCGTGGAGATCGTCGACTCCTTCCTCGGGCGGGTGCTGGCCGAGATCGCGGCGAAGGCCAGGCTGCTGGCGGCGCGGACCGTTGTGGCCGGCATGCGGCCGGCGGTCGCGATCACCATGGTGGAGCTGGGGCTGACCCTGCCGGGGCTGCACACCGCGCTCACCACCGAGGCGGCCATGGAGCTCCTCGCGGGGCTGGATCCGGACACCCGCTCGGGCGGCCTGCGCCAGGAGAGCCGGTGA
- a CDS encoding SpoIIE family protein phosphatase, which yields MSVSEHPHEQDDGAAQHASAAPPARPDAPPGTADDGPTGDGEAGNRPAPDEAPAAGPAGGEPGGEPAGEGRGDEGPGVPPGSPVGRLAATVERLRREVRAAQAEAEGRALIELAKGILVERLQCGPAQAARQLAELAEQAKVTPLEFAVEVINQAARDKMSEVTDAFLAATSGDAEPVGESPAVRLRAAESGALAADDTQAVADSLLQQALRPLGAVAVAIWAAGPDGSLTLAGSAGFSPAEAARWRYVPPDVATVARRGLTERAGQWITSLAQTGLPSIGRHHHPDGGRAALPAGTGGRVHGVLEIAWAEPLAVQPARIVRQVEALAELCAHTLETYTQVHDLVQEPRVLPDAAELMDLADGLHDPALVLVPHLDDSGHLVDFRIQHVNGRFLDPAGRSRAVINGALLLEAYPMAAGVSELFQRVERVYATGEPFRAQRMNLTSLVDQVPLSTVADISISRHGSGVLLLWRIEDETARLASLLQHAQRLGRIGGFEENLLTGEITWNGQLFDLYGRSPSSMPVPLEELPAHAHPDDTTVIRRFLRTVLHQRRPASTAFRLQRPDGVTRHIRVVAEPVLDTHGRLFAVRGAYQDISAQHWTEVALAATRDQLAHTEQQATERNRLTLQLQHAIMPPAQAPLEVPDLQVAVRYRPAETEQLVGGDWYDAVVLPSGMVLVCVGDVAGHGIEAATSMVVLRNALRGLAVTGAGPGQLLSWLNIVAHHLTGAVTATAVCGLYDPDRHTLRWARAGHLPPVLVRAAEAAPLPLVKGLLLGAVPEAVYEETEIQLAVGDTLLMYTDGLIERRDRSVEESLRHLLTTARSAPKTLDQQLDRLLTYSRSDTDDDTCIVGIRVG from the coding sequence GTGAGCGTCTCCGAACACCCGCACGAGCAAGACGACGGTGCGGCACAGCACGCGTCCGCCGCTCCCCCGGCTCGGCCGGACGCGCCGCCCGGCACCGCCGACGACGGACCCACGGGCGACGGGGAGGCCGGGAACCGGCCGGCCCCCGACGAGGCGCCCGCCGCCGGGCCGGCCGGCGGTGAGCCCGGCGGTGAGCCGGCCGGCGAGGGGCGAGGCGACGAGGGACCGGGTGTTCCCCCCGGCTCCCCCGTCGGCAGGCTGGCCGCGACCGTCGAGCGGCTGCGCCGTGAGGTGCGGGCCGCCCAGGCGGAGGCGGAGGGGCGGGCCCTGATAGAGCTCGCCAAGGGCATCCTGGTCGAACGTCTGCAGTGCGGCCCCGCGCAGGCCGCGCGCCAGCTCGCGGAGCTGGCCGAGCAGGCCAAGGTCACGCCCCTGGAGTTCGCGGTCGAGGTCATCAACCAGGCCGCCCGGGACAAGATGTCGGAGGTGACCGACGCCTTCCTCGCCGCCACGTCGGGCGACGCGGAACCGGTGGGCGAGTCCCCCGCCGTACGGCTGCGGGCGGCCGAGAGCGGCGCGCTGGCCGCGGACGACACCCAGGCCGTCGCGGACTCCCTGTTGCAGCAGGCACTGCGGCCGCTCGGGGCGGTGGCCGTCGCCATCTGGGCGGCCGGCCCGGACGGGTCCCTCACCCTGGCGGGCAGCGCCGGCTTCTCCCCGGCCGAGGCGGCGCGCTGGCGCTATGTGCCGCCGGACGTGGCGACGGTGGCCCGGCGCGGCCTCACCGAGCGCGCGGGTCAGTGGATCACCTCGCTCGCCCAGACCGGCCTGCCCAGCATCGGCCGGCATCACCATCCGGACGGCGGCCGGGCCGCCCTTCCCGCCGGGACCGGCGGACGCGTCCACGGGGTGCTGGAGATCGCCTGGGCGGAGCCGCTGGCTGTCCAGCCGGCGCGGATCGTGCGGCAGGTGGAGGCCCTGGCCGAGCTGTGCGCCCACACGCTGGAGACGTACACGCAGGTCCACGACCTGGTGCAGGAGCCTCGCGTGCTGCCGGACGCGGCGGAGCTCATGGATCTGGCCGACGGACTGCACGACCCCGCCCTGGTCCTCGTGCCGCATCTGGACGACTCCGGTCACCTGGTGGACTTCCGCATCCAGCACGTGAACGGCCGGTTCCTCGATCCCGCGGGCCGCTCACGCGCCGTCATCAACGGTGCCCTGCTGCTGGAGGCCTACCCGATGGCCGCCGGCGTGAGCGAGCTGTTCCAGCGCGTCGAGCGGGTGTACGCGACAGGCGAGCCGTTCCGCGCGCAGCGGATGAACCTCACCTCGCTGGTGGACCAGGTTCCGCTGTCGACCGTCGCCGACATCAGCATCAGCCGGCACGGGAGCGGCGTCCTGCTGCTGTGGCGGATCGAGGACGAGACCGCCCGGCTGGCGAGTCTGCTCCAGCACGCCCAGCGGCTCGGGCGCATCGGCGGGTTCGAGGAGAACCTGCTGACCGGCGAGATCACCTGGAACGGACAGCTGTTCGACCTGTACGGCCGTTCCCCGTCGAGCATGCCGGTGCCGCTGGAGGAGCTGCCCGCCCACGCCCACCCGGACGACACCACCGTCATCCGCAGGTTCCTGCGCACGGTGCTGCACCAACGGCGGCCCGCGTCCACGGCGTTCCGGCTCCAGCGGCCCGACGGTGTCACCCGGCACATCAGGGTCGTCGCCGAGCCCGTGCTCGACACGCACGGCCGGCTGTTCGCCGTCCGCGGGGCCTACCAGGACATCTCGGCCCAGCACTGGACCGAGGTGGCGCTCGCGGCCACCCGCGACCAGCTCGCGCACACCGAGCAGCAGGCCACCGAACGCAACCGGCTGACGCTGCAGTTGCAGCACGCCATCATGCCGCCCGCGCAGGCCCCGCTGGAGGTCCCCGACCTCCAGGTGGCCGTCCGCTACCGGCCCGCCGAGACGGAGCAGCTCGTCGGCGGCGACTGGTACGACGCCGTCGTGCTGCCGTCCGGGATGGTCCTGGTGTGCGTCGGTGACGTGGCGGGGCACGGCATAGAGGCCGCCACGAGCATGGTCGTGCTGCGCAACGCGCTGCGCGGGCTGGCCGTGACCGGTGCCGGGCCGGGCCAGCTGCTGTCGTGGCTCAACATCGTGGCGCACCACCTCACCGGCGCGGTCACCGCGACGGCGGTCTGCGGACTGTACGACCCGGACCGGCACACCCTGCGCTGGGCACGGGCCGGTCATCTCCCGCCGGTGCTCGTCCGCGCGGCGGAGGCGGCCCCGCTGCCCCTGGTCAAGGGGCTGCTGCTCGGGGCCGTGCCCGAGGCCGTCTACGAGGAGACGGAGATCCAGCTGGCCGTCGGAGACACCCTGCTGATGTACACCGACGGTCTGATCGAGCGCCGTGACCGTTCCGTGGAGGAGTCCCTGCGTCATCTGCTGACCACGGCGCGCAGCGCGCCCAAGACGCTCGACCAGCAGTTGGACCGGCTGCTCACGTACAGCAGGTCCGACACCGACGACGACACCTGCATCGTGGGCATCCGGGTCGGCTGA
- a CDS encoding STAS domain-containing protein yields the protein MSIAQNPLSVEVTLPREDVALIAVEGYLDVDTATEFQHHLANQLHHGRRHFLLDLSAVPFMDSSGMNIILRVYQQARGIPGSVHIISPAPAVRRILDLTGVSITVPVSESLDEALARVDAFGSEQDLQDERQL from the coding sequence GTGTCCATTGCCCAGAACCCCTTGTCCGTCGAGGTCACCCTGCCGAGGGAGGACGTCGCCCTGATCGCGGTCGAGGGCTACTTGGACGTAGACACCGCGACGGAGTTCCAGCACCACCTGGCCAACCAGCTCCACCACGGCCGGCGGCACTTCCTGCTCGACCTGTCGGCCGTCCCGTTCATGGACTCGTCCGGCATGAACATCATCCTGCGGGTGTACCAGCAGGCCCGCGGCATACCGGGCAGCGTGCACATCATCTCCCCCGCTCCGGCGGTCCGGCGGATCCTGGACCTGACGGGCGTGAGCATCACCGTCCCGGTGTCGGAGAGCCTCGACGAGGCGCTCGCCCGCGTCGACGCGTTCGGGTCGGAGCAGGATCTGCAGGACGAGCGACAGCTCTGA
- a CDS encoding ATP-binding protein: MATEPHRDDTLTSKEIPSRSTRFSGELRNVTGARLEAEKFLTDLARTSPPAAPEYWDDILLVVTELAANAVQYAPGPFELSMRRTFDGVHVVMQDTNTTPPAPRPFHPNHGGGGIGWHLIHTLCDQVSVVTSEHGKEIHVFLPW; the protein is encoded by the coding sequence ATGGCAACCGAGCCGCATAGGGACGACACACTGACTTCCAAGGAGATCCCGAGCCGCAGCACCCGATTCTCGGGCGAGCTGCGCAACGTGACGGGTGCGCGCCTGGAAGCGGAGAAATTCCTCACAGACCTGGCACGCACCTCTCCACCGGCCGCGCCGGAGTACTGGGACGACATACTCCTGGTGGTCACGGAACTGGCCGCCAACGCGGTCCAGTACGCACCGGGTCCTTTCGAACTGAGCATGCGCCGGACTTTCGACGGCGTGCACGTCGTCATGCAGGACACGAACACCACACCACCGGCGCCCCGCCCCTTCCACCCCAACCACGGCGGGGGCGGCATCGGCTGGCACCTGATCCACACGCTGTGCGACCAGGTCAGCGTCGTCACCAGTGAGCACGGCAAGGAGATCCACGTCTTCCTGCCGTGGTGA
- a CDS encoding PRC-barrel domain containing protein, translating to MAIDGIWSYAPDSGHAEGQELTGYTVAATDGTIGHVDRQADPFGMRHLVVDTGVWVFGRSVLVPVGVVTGVDTADRRITLSCTRGEVKAAPRFRTDSETMDEAYLTSVGDYYHRLPPRETTAAT from the coding sequence GTGGCCATCGACGGGATCTGGTCGTACGCACCGGACAGCGGTCATGCGGAGGGACAGGAGCTCACGGGGTACACCGTGGCAGCGACCGACGGCACCATCGGCCACGTGGACCGGCAGGCCGACCCGTTCGGCATGCGCCACCTGGTCGTCGACACGGGCGTGTGGGTCTTCGGCCGGAGCGTCCTGGTGCCGGTCGGCGTCGTGACCGGTGTCGACACCGCGGACCGGAGGATCACGCTGTCCTGCACGCGGGGCGAGGTGAAGGCGGCGCCCCGGTTCCGGACGGACAGTGAAACCATGGACGAGGCGTATCTCACGAGTGTCGGTGACTATTATCATCGGCTCCCGCCACGTGAGACGACGGCCGCCACCTGA
- a CDS encoding ATP-binding protein: protein MRAADRPSDATRTAPTVRTAAAARAHAQSVVRERWDAQGRMLREDDVVDLTLVVSELVTNAIRHGAGLAGFDVEPTPDGVRLAVHDHSDVVPDVAYGSGALPADHHGSGYGWPLIIRLARDIAIDRRAGGGKTIRVFVPLRDVSG from the coding sequence GTGAGGGCGGCGGACCGCCCCTCGGACGCGACCCGTACGGCGCCCACGGTCAGGACGGCGGCCGCGGCCCGCGCGCACGCCCAGTCGGTGGTGCGCGAACGGTGGGACGCGCAGGGCCGGATGCTGCGGGAGGACGACGTGGTCGACCTGACACTCGTCGTCTCGGAACTGGTCACGAACGCCATCCGGCACGGCGCGGGGCTGGCGGGGTTCGATGTCGAGCCCACGCCCGACGGCGTCCGGCTGGCCGTTCACGACCACAGTGACGTGGTCCCCGACGTCGCCTACGGATCCGGTGCGCTGCCCGCCGACCACCACGGCAGCGGTTACGGCTGGCCTCTGATCATCCGTCTCGCCCGGGACATCGCCATCGACAGGCGGGCCGGGGGCGGCAAGACGATCCGGGTCTTCGTGCCCCTGCGGGACGTGTCCGGCTGA